One genomic window of Candidatus Pseudobacter hemicellulosilyticus includes the following:
- a CDS encoding RNA polymerase sigma-70 factor, protein MKINYSRWDDNDLLRAFYQEKEGAFREIYHRYWNVLFSSAYHILQHKNLAQDAVQEVFLSLWKRRQETQIDALGPYLRTATRFQVLKAIRQQRVSARFYDRLAKITADIVYEQPLLHKEGEQLLAQALQHLPEDCLHIFKLSREEQFTYRQIAGQLNISEKTVEKKISLCLKHIRLTLQHDLGLATSWLLLLLSGQ, encoded by the coding sequence TTGAAAATCAACTACTCCAGGTGGGACGATAACGATTTGCTCCGGGCCTTCTACCAGGAAAAGGAAGGCGCCTTCCGGGAAATATACCACCGGTACTGGAATGTACTGTTCAGCTCCGCTTATCATATCCTTCAACATAAGAACCTGGCGCAGGATGCCGTGCAGGAAGTGTTCCTCTCCCTCTGGAAACGGCGGCAGGAAACACAGATAGATGCATTGGGACCCTACCTGCGCACAGCTACCCGGTTCCAGGTGCTGAAAGCCATCCGTCAGCAACGCGTCAGCGCCCGCTTCTATGACCGGCTGGCAAAGATCACAGCCGATATTGTTTATGAGCAGCCACTCCTGCATAAAGAAGGAGAACAGCTGCTGGCCCAGGCCCTGCAGCACCTGCCGGAAGACTGCCTCCATATCTTTAAACTCAGCAGGGAAGAGCAGTTCACCTACCGGCAGATTGCCGGGCAGCTCAATATCTCCGAGAAGACCGTTGAGAAAAAGATCTCCCTCTGCCTCAAACATATCCGGCTGACACTCCAGCATGATCTGGGGCTGGCCACCAGCTGGCTGCTCCTGCTCCTTTCCGGCCAGTGA
- a CDS encoding gliding motility-associated C-terminal domain-containing protein translates to MKYTLTWSILLCFLSLLAVQPVRAQSQACPVNINFSAGDLSSWSARTGLVNGATRDYPLPNSSVSIIPEYNIGTTGVEVIRTSTSDLYGSFPTIPTINGYAYNYSIKLGSTATSWDLQAGSNPGGFIRSVTYNIVVPNGLESEPYTMTYAYAMVLENGTHNSNEQPLFKATLTAPGTGVITCASPEYYLPTFDNATGGGPGGGGSRGATLDSAKAKAQGFTNSPVPFLSHSGQGNQNGTYLYDVWTKGWTEVTFDLSPYRGQTVTLTFQANNCDPGAHFAYAYVALRNSCAGLEISGPLVACTNGVFTYSIPELAGATYSWEVPSGWTVHNGTNGNSISVTAGPGAGNIIAREINGCADLRDTIAVSSKEPTVPGTLAGNNTVCSGDNSSPMTLSGQRGDVISWLSSTDGVSWLPVANTAASYTAEDLTATTRYAVVVQNGSTCALDTSTVALVTVDPKSLAGPVSPDFSSFCSGQTVSSLLSLQPVGNVSNWQSSPNNLTWNHIVPAQTGNSYPVLGVTSTTYYRAIVKSGVCEPDTSEVATVQYVNVPFPEASFSPPSANICYGDSLQLYSTITTGTAYTWKPVSTLANPGDGSIPSLPFSLQVTAKPTLSTNYVLTIENAGCPNLLHDTFRIQVAAPITVSAGNDTVAVIGQPLQLNATVNVSSANRFTWTPATGLNFNNISNPVATLRAADGSILYTVKAEDVNGCYGLDHIKVLLYKTAADIFMPNAFSPNGDGKNDVIRPVCVGISELKYFRVYNRWGQLIFNTTQINKGWDGTQGGVQQSPGTFVYMVQAVDYTGKTITKKGTVVLVR, encoded by the coding sequence ATGAAGTATACGCTAACCTGGTCAATACTGCTGTGTTTCCTGAGCCTGCTGGCTGTACAGCCGGTCAGGGCTCAATCCCAGGCCTGTCCCGTCAATATCAATTTTTCAGCCGGGGACCTGTCCAGCTGGTCGGCCAGGACTGGTCTGGTGAATGGGGCTACCAGGGACTATCCGCTGCCCAACAGCAGCGTCAGCATTATTCCCGAGTACAATATCGGCACCACCGGCGTTGAGGTGATCCGCACTTCCACATCCGACCTCTACGGTAGTTTTCCTACCATCCCTACTATCAATGGCTATGCCTATAATTATTCCATTAAGCTGGGTTCTACGGCCACTTCCTGGGACCTGCAGGCGGGGAGTAACCCGGGTGGTTTTATCCGGTCTGTGACCTACAATATTGTAGTACCTAATGGCCTGGAGTCAGAACCGTATACCATGACCTATGCTTATGCCATGGTCCTGGAGAACGGTACCCATAATTCCAATGAGCAGCCCCTTTTCAAAGCAACCCTGACGGCGCCTGGTACAGGTGTTATAACCTGTGCATCGCCGGAATATTACCTGCCTACCTTCGACAATGCCACCGGCGGCGGTCCCGGCGGGGGCGGCAGCAGGGGCGCCACACTGGATTCGGCCAAGGCCAAAGCCCAGGGCTTTACCAATAGCCCCGTACCTTTTCTCTCGCATTCCGGCCAGGGCAACCAGAACGGCACTTATTTATACGATGTATGGACCAAAGGCTGGACGGAAGTGACCTTTGATCTGTCCCCATACAGGGGGCAGACAGTGACCCTTACTTTCCAGGCCAATAACTGCGATCCCGGGGCGCATTTTGCCTATGCCTATGTAGCCCTGCGCAACAGCTGTGCCGGCCTGGAGATCAGTGGGCCGCTGGTAGCCTGTACCAATGGCGTTTTCACCTATTCCATCCCTGAACTGGCCGGCGCCACCTATTCCTGGGAAGTCCCTTCCGGCTGGACCGTACACAACGGCACCAATGGCAACAGTATCTCCGTAACAGCCGGCCCTGGTGCTGGTAATATCATTGCCCGTGAGATCAACGGCTGTGCTGACCTCCGTGATACCATTGCGGTCAGCAGCAAAGAGCCTACAGTTCCCGGGACCCTTGCCGGCAACAATACCGTTTGCTCCGGGGACAACAGCAGCCCCATGACCCTGAGTGGTCAGCGGGGCGATGTGATCAGCTGGCTTTCTTCCACTGATGGCGTCAGCTGGTTACCGGTAGCGAATACAGCTGCCAGTTATACAGCGGAAGACCTGACCGCTACCACCCGCTATGCCGTGGTGGTGCAGAATGGCAGTACCTGTGCGCTGGATACCAGCACGGTGGCGCTGGTGACGGTTGATCCAAAAAGTCTGGCCGGGCCGGTGAGCCCCGACTTCAGCAGCTTTTGCAGCGGGCAGACAGTAAGCTCCCTGCTCAGTCTTCAACCGGTAGGTAATGTCAGCAACTGGCAATCTTCTCCCAATAACCTTACCTGGAACCATATTGTACCTGCCCAGACCGGCAACAGCTACCCGGTGCTGGGTGTTACTTCAACAACTTATTACCGTGCTATTGTAAAGAGCGGGGTCTGCGAACCGGATACCAGTGAGGTGGCTACCGTTCAATATGTCAATGTGCCTTTCCCGGAAGCCAGCTTCAGCCCGCCCTCCGCCAATATCTGTTATGGGGATTCCCTGCAGCTTTATTCAACCATCACTACAGGTACCGCTTATACCTGGAAGCCGGTTTCCACTCTTGCCAATCCAGGGGATGGCAGTATCCCCAGTTTGCCCTTTTCACTCCAGGTCACGGCCAAACCAACCCTGTCTACCAATTATGTGCTGACGATAGAAAATGCAGGTTGTCCCAACCTGCTGCACGATACCTTCCGGATACAGGTGGCTGCACCTATCACGGTATCTGCCGGCAATGATACGGTGGCTGTGATTGGCCAGCCGTTGCAGCTGAACGCCACCGTGAATGTCAGTTCGGCCAACCGGTTCACCTGGACGCCGGCCACGGGCCTCAACTTCAACAATATCTCCAATCCGGTAGCCACCCTCAGGGCTGCGGATGGATCCATCCTGTATACGGTGAAGGCGGAAGATGTCAATGGTTGTTATGGACTGGACCATATCAAAGTATTGCTGTACAAAACAGCGGCCGATATTTTTATGCCCAATGCATTTTCTCCCAATGGCGATGGAAAAAATGATGTGATCCGGCCTGTTTGCGTGGGCATCAGTGAGCTGAAATATTTCCGCGTGTATAACCGTTGGGGGCAGCTGATCTTCAACACCACGCAGATCAACAAAGGCTGGGATGGCACCCAGGGCGGCGTGCAGCAGTCGCCCGGCACTTTTGTCTATATGGTACAGGCGGTGGATTATACCGGTAAGACCATCACCAAAAAAGGAACGGTAGTCCTGGTGCGGTAA
- a CDS encoding helix-turn-helix domain-containing protein produces MKKIPPYVVDSIAVQHRLLSLPRPRHPMVSVFNFEDMLYSAEEAHSVLLMNLYCISLKRDVHEKVKYGQSHYDFDEGIMSFVAPGQLVSNVSEEHRPEGWCLAFHPDFIRNHPLGQKIKKYHFFTYEVNEALHLSEQEEETLIGLMKLMQAELGSSIDTFSEDVLIAYIELLLNYAERYYSRQFVTRRNLNKDVLSGFEKLLEAYFADDNPSQAGLPTVHYFSDKLHLSPNYLGSILKSLTGKSTQQHIQDALIERTKLLLANSELSVAEIAYKFGFGYPQSFNKLFRRKVRLSPLEYRKKFYI; encoded by the coding sequence ATGAAAAAGATCCCTCCTTATGTGGTTGATTCCATTGCAGTACAGCATCGCCTGCTTTCCCTGCCCAGGCCCAGACACCCGATGGTGAGTGTGTTCAATTTTGAAGATATGTTATACAGTGCTGAGGAAGCGCATAGCGTACTACTGATGAACCTGTATTGTATTTCATTGAAGCGGGATGTGCATGAAAAGGTGAAGTATGGCCAGAGCCATTATGATTTTGATGAGGGGATCATGTCTTTTGTGGCGCCGGGTCAGCTGGTATCCAATGTAAGTGAAGAACACCGGCCAGAGGGCTGGTGCCTGGCCTTTCATCCGGATTTTATCCGTAATCATCCGCTGGGCCAGAAGATCAAAAAGTATCATTTTTTTACCTATGAGGTCAATGAGGCCCTGCATTTATCGGAGCAGGAGGAAGAGACGCTTATCGGGTTGATGAAATTGATGCAGGCTGAACTTGGTTCGTCCATAGATACTTTCAGCGAAGATGTATTGATTGCCTATATTGAATTGCTGTTGAACTATGCGGAAAGGTATTATAGCCGGCAGTTTGTAACCCGGAGGAACCTGAATAAAGATGTCCTGTCCGGTTTTGAAAAACTGCTGGAAGCTTATTTTGCGGACGATAATCCCTCGCAGGCAGGGTTGCCCACCGTGCACTATTTCTCTGATAAACTTCATCTCTCACCCAATTACCTTGGCAGCATACTGAAAAGCCTCACGGGTAAAAGTACACAGCAGCATATACAGGATGCGCTGATTGAAAGGACCAAACTGTTGCTGGCTAATTCAGAGCTGTCTGTGGCGGAGATCGCCTATAAATTTGGGTTCGGATATCCCCAGTCTTTCAATAAACTGTTCAGGAGAAAGGTGCGGCTGTCGCCATTGGAGTACCGGAAAAAGTTTTACATTTAA
- a CDS encoding aldo/keto reductase — translation MQAIKKKQLGSQGLTVPLLGLGCMGMTSLAGADIYGKADEGESIRTIHRSLELGGNFLDTADLYGPLLNEQLVGRAIKGNRSQYIIATKFGFEFDDSGQLTWNINGSKDYVKRAAERSLKNLGTDYIDLYYLHRLDPNTPIEETVAAMAELVKEGKVRYIGLSEVSAATIRKAQQVHPLTAVQSEYSLFERTVDENGVVDTLKELGIGLVAYSPLGRGFLTGDLKHPEDLAADDFRRSIPRFQGEQFYQNIELVKAIQQMAAEKNCTSAQLAIAWVLAKGHTPIPGTKRVKYLEQNIAAVAIQLSAAELAQLEKIVPPGANTGNRYDAASMTMLDN, via the coding sequence ATGCAAGCAATCAAAAAGAAACAATTGGGCAGCCAGGGATTGACTGTTCCGCTACTGGGGCTGGGCTGTATGGGAATGACCTCACTGGCCGGCGCCGATATCTACGGCAAGGCTGATGAAGGCGAGTCCATCAGGACCATTCACCGGTCTTTAGAACTGGGCGGCAATTTCCTGGATACGGCCGATCTGTACGGTCCATTGCTCAATGAACAGCTGGTTGGCAGGGCTATCAAAGGCAACAGGAGCCAGTATATCATTGCCACTAAGTTTGGCTTTGAGTTTGATGATAGCGGACAGCTGACCTGGAATATCAACGGCAGTAAGGACTATGTTAAAAGAGCGGCTGAAAGATCATTGAAGAACCTGGGGACGGATTATATAGACCTGTATTACCTGCATCGGCTGGATCCCAATACGCCCATTGAAGAAACAGTAGCGGCGATGGCGGAACTGGTGAAAGAAGGGAAAGTGCGCTATATCGGTTTATCCGAGGTGTCCGCCGCTACTATCAGGAAGGCACAGCAGGTACATCCGCTGACGGCTGTGCAATCCGAATATTCCCTGTTTGAGCGGACCGTGGATGAGAATGGGGTGGTGGATACCCTGAAGGAACTGGGTATTGGACTGGTGGCCTATTCGCCGCTGGGCAGAGGCTTTCTGACCGGCGATCTGAAACATCCGGAAGATCTTGCTGCGGATGATTTCAGGAGAAGCATACCCCGTTTCCAGGGCGAACAGTTCTACCAGAACATTGAACTGGTGAAAGCCATTCAGCAAATGGCGGCAGAAAAGAACTGTACCAGTGCCCAGCTGGCCATTGCGTGGGTGCTGGCCAAAGGACATACCCCTATCCCTGGTACCAAGCGGGTGAAATACCTGGAACAGAATATTGCGGCCGTAGCCATCCAGCTGTCAGCAGCAGAACTGGCCCAATTGGAAAAGATCGTTCCTCCCGGCGCCAATACCGGTAACCGGTACGATGCTGCATCCATGACCATGCTGGACAATTGA
- a CDS encoding GH92 family glycosyl hydrolase, giving the protein MFRKKIVAGILLSCLSVPLVQAQDMKNLTKYVNPFIGTAPLTDSAILGYRLPDGWRSWAGLVFPGSSLPNAMVQLSPITEYGSGAGYEYEDTQIFGFTHTNKGHWNLCNIPLLPFTGKADSEHKPVSRFSHSREAASPAYYEVFLEDYGVKVQLTSTLRCGYHRYDFGKSTDQKILFDLARANNRVVDWRIEQVGNNAVKGYQDIHGETIYFYAELNTTIKELVKEKEAKRDGMAYLVLDGKQGKPVEVRIGMSFVSMDNARQNLEKEIGVRSFDAVRKEGVAVWQQKLSSIQVKGGTAKQLEMFYSCLYRSLLWPALRSDVNGQFTDAKKQVVKADWLYYTEPSLWDTYRNKDVLLSILSPDVALDVIKSMKDVGEKTGFIPTFFHGDHGASSIAGAYLRGITDFDVQAVYQLLLRNANVDGGARPHIKEYIEKGYISELDVKNPHVETKAKAGVSKTLEYAYDDYSLAQLAKKLGDSARYRELMKRSQNYRNVFDPGSRFMRGRLANGEWITPFDPQYPYYEYMYREANAWQVSFYAPHDMPGLVELYGGPKPFEAKLDSLFTLPWDPQHIARNVESMVGQYCHGNQPDHEAPYGYYFVGKPEKSQQQLDHIMNNLYGIGKEGLALCGMDDAGEMSAWYVWNALGLYTFSATDPEYIVTVPLFDKVKWRQPNGKTLLIEKTGKTRALDRITIDSKPVNGYFVPHNCFTNGSLIRIQTR; this is encoded by the coding sequence ATGTTTCGTAAAAAAATTGTAGCAGGTATTTTGTTGTCCTGCCTGTCGGTTCCCCTGGTACAGGCACAGGATATGAAAAACCTTACAAAGTATGTGAATCCCTTTATCGGGACAGCACCGCTCACAGATTCCGCTATCTTAGGTTACCGGCTGCCGGACGGCTGGCGCTCCTGGGCCGGCCTGGTGTTTCCCGGCTCCTCTCTGCCCAATGCCATGGTTCAGCTGAGTCCCATTACAGAATATGGATCGGGAGCAGGATATGAATATGAGGACACGCAGATCTTTGGATTTACACATACCAATAAAGGACACTGGAACCTCTGTAATATCCCGCTGCTGCCCTTTACAGGCAAGGCGGATAGCGAGCACAAGCCCGTATCCCGTTTTTCCCATAGCCGGGAAGCCGCTTCCCCGGCCTATTATGAAGTGTTCCTGGAAGATTATGGCGTTAAGGTGCAGCTGACCTCTACGCTGCGCTGTGGTTATCACCGTTATGATTTCGGGAAGTCCACCGACCAGAAGATCCTGTTTGACCTGGCGAGGGCCAATAACAGGGTAGTGGACTGGCGCATTGAACAGGTGGGGAACAATGCCGTGAAGGGGTACCAGGATATTCATGGCGAGACCATCTACTTCTATGCAGAGCTGAATACTACCATCAAAGAACTGGTGAAAGAGAAAGAAGCCAAAAGGGATGGGATGGCCTACCTGGTACTGGATGGCAAGCAGGGAAAACCCGTAGAAGTCAGGATAGGAATGTCTTTTGTGAGCATGGACAATGCCAGGCAGAACCTGGAAAAAGAGATTGGCGTCAGGTCCTTTGATGCAGTCCGCAAGGAAGGCGTAGCCGTATGGCAGCAAAAGCTGTCGTCTATACAGGTCAAAGGCGGTACGGCCAAACAACTGGAAATGTTCTATTCCTGCCTCTATCGCTCGCTGCTCTGGCCGGCCCTGCGCAGTGATGTGAACGGCCAGTTTACGGATGCTAAGAAACAGGTGGTAAAGGCCGACTGGCTCTACTATACAGAACCCTCCCTTTGGGATACCTATCGCAACAAAGATGTATTGCTAAGCATTCTTTCCCCTGACGTAGCGCTGGATGTGATCAAGTCCATGAAGGATGTGGGAGAGAAGACCGGGTTCATCCCCACTTTTTTCCATGGCGACCATGGCGCTTCTTCCATTGCCGGCGCTTACCTGCGCGGCATTACCGATTTTGATGTGCAGGCAGTATATCAATTGCTGCTGAGGAATGCCAATGTGGATGGCGGCGCCCGCCCGCATATCAAAGAGTATATTGAGAAAGGATATATTTCAGAGCTGGATGTTAAAAATCCGCATGTGGAAACAAAGGCCAAGGCTGGTGTTTCCAAAACACTGGAATACGCATACGATGATTATTCGCTGGCGCAGCTGGCAAAAAAGCTGGGTGATTCAGCCCGTTACCGGGAGCTGATGAAGCGTTCGCAGAACTACCGGAATGTATTTGATCCCGGCAGCCGCTTTATGCGGGGCAGGCTGGCCAATGGCGAGTGGATCACACCATTTGATCCGCAGTATCCCTATTACGAATATATGTACCGGGAAGCCAATGCCTGGCAGGTGTCATTCTATGCGCCGCATGATATGCCGGGACTGGTGGAGCTGTATGGCGGGCCGAAACCTTTTGAGGCCAAGCTGGATTCCCTGTTCACTTTGCCCTGGGATCCGCAGCATATAGCACGCAATGTGGAGAGCATGGTTGGCCAGTACTGTCATGGCAACCAACCGGATCATGAAGCGCCCTATGGATATTATTTTGTTGGCAAACCGGAGAAGTCGCAGCAGCAGCTGGACCATATCATGAATAATCTCTATGGCATCGGGAAGGAAGGGCTGGCGCTCTGTGGTATGGATGATGCGGGTGAAATGTCCGCCTGGTATGTCTGGAATGCATTGGGGCTTTATACTTTCTCGGCTACCGATCCGGAATATATTGTCACTGTTCCTTTGTTTGACAAGGTGAAATGGCGGCAGCCCAACGGCAAGACCCTGCTGATTGAAAAAACAGGGAAGACCAGGGCTCTCGACAGGATCACCATTGACAGCAAACCTGTCAACGGTTATTTTGTGCCGCACAACTGTTTCACCAACGGCTCCCTTATCCGTATCCAGACCAGATAG
- a CDS encoding arylsulfatase — MVNRFYHLLLVCLSLLSLSACADKRANKQKLASKLRPNIIVILADDLGYSDLGCYGGEIQTPNLDYLAANGVRFRNFYNTSRCCPSRASLLTGLYNHEAGIGEMTTDRRLDGYRGYLTANTVTLAEVLKEAGYQTAMSGKWHVSTTIEQPTAAEHQQWLNHQVVHPYFSPVEQYPTSRGFDKYYGNIFGVVDFFDPFSLVNGTEPVATVPAGYYHTDAINDTAVSYIKSFAGDSKPFFLYVAHTAPHWPLQALQEDIKKYEDTYKGGWDAIREARYRRMVAAGLLDSNTTKLSPRMDNNLSWENNPHREWDARAMAVHAAMVDRMDQGIGRILATLKETGELDNTLIVFLSDNGASPEDAARYGPGFDRPNETRTGQKVAYPVNKDVLPGPQTTFASIGARWANVVNTPYQYAKAQSYEGGIRTPMIACWPAGIKAKGGFTDYAGHIMDFMPTFLEVAGAVYPETYKGHAITPYAGLSLLPAFTGKVNSNHDRVLYNEHYNAKYIRRNDWKLVSLSDKNDWRLYRIYEDQSELNNLAAQYPDTVKKLAGEWRAWADAHKVYPKQAKK, encoded by the coding sequence ATGGTGAACAGATTCTATCACTTATTGCTCGTCTGCCTTTCTTTATTATCGCTAAGCGCCTGTGCAGACAAAAGAGCCAATAAGCAAAAGTTAGCAAGTAAACTCCGGCCCAATATCATCGTCATCCTGGCGGATGATCTGGGTTATTCCGATCTGGGTTGTTATGGCGGGGAGATCCAGACCCCCAACCTGGATTACCTGGCTGCCAATGGCGTCCGCTTCAGGAATTTTTACAACACTTCCCGCTGCTGTCCTTCCCGTGCTTCGCTGCTGACAGGTTTATACAACCATGAGGCAGGCATCGGGGAAATGACCACCGACAGGCGCCTGGATGGTTACAGGGGTTACCTGACAGCCAATACAGTGACCCTGGCCGAAGTGCTGAAAGAGGCCGGCTACCAGACAGCTATGTCCGGCAAATGGCATGTATCCACTACCATTGAACAACCCACGGCTGCTGAGCACCAGCAATGGCTTAACCACCAGGTAGTGCATCCTTATTTCTCGCCGGTAGAACAGTATCCTACCAGTCGCGGCTTTGATAAATATTATGGCAATATATTCGGCGTGGTGGATTTCTTTGATCCCTTCAGCCTGGTGAATGGCACAGAGCCTGTAGCCACTGTACCGGCCGGTTATTATCATACCGATGCTATCAATGATACGGCGGTAAGTTATATTAAGTCCTTTGCCGGAGACAGCAAACCCTTCTTCCTGTATGTAGCTCATACAGCCCCTCACTGGCCATTACAGGCCCTGCAGGAGGATATCAAAAAATATGAGGATACCTATAAAGGAGGCTGGGATGCCATTCGCGAAGCAAGGTACAGGCGGATGGTAGCTGCCGGACTGCTGGATAGCAATACCACAAAACTCTCACCCCGCATGGATAACAACCTGAGCTGGGAGAACAATCCGCACCGCGAATGGGATGCACGCGCTATGGCGGTGCATGCGGCCATGGTGGACAGGATGGACCAGGGCATCGGCAGGATACTGGCCACGCTGAAAGAAACCGGTGAGCTGGACAATACGCTGATCGTATTCCTGAGTGATAATGGGGCCAGTCCGGAAGATGCAGCCCGTTATGGTCCTGGCTTTGACCGGCCCAATGAAACAAGGACAGGCCAGAAAGTGGCCTACCCTGTGAACAAGGACGTACTGCCCGGACCGCAAACTACGTTTGCCTCCATCGGCGCCCGCTGGGCCAACGTGGTGAATACCCCTTACCAGTATGCCAAAGCACAATCTTACGAGGGCGGCATCCGTACACCGATGATCGCCTGCTGGCCTGCCGGTATCAAAGCCAAAGGCGGCTTCACGGATTATGCCGGTCATATCATGGATTTTATGCCTACTTTCCTGGAGGTAGCCGGTGCTGTTTATCCTGAAACCTATAAGGGGCATGCTATCACGCCGTATGCAGGACTTAGTCTGCTGCCTGCCTTTACCGGAAAAGTAAACAGCAATCACGACCGGGTGCTGTACAATGAACATTACAATGCAAAATATATCCGCAGGAACGACTGGAAGCTGGTGTCCTTATCAGATAAGAACGACTGGCGCCTGTACCGCATTTACGAAGACCAGTCGGAGCTGAACAACCTGGCGGCACAGTATCCGGATACAGTAAAAAAACTGGCCGGTGAATGGAGGGCCTGGGCCGATGCCCATAAAGTGTATCCTAAGCAGGCAAAAAAGTAA
- a CDS encoding arylsulfatase, translating into MLKSSVLRTAGTCKTIFSQLWQTCHIAWTGLLLLLFGPVALQAQDRPNIVLVMVDDMGFSDLGCYGSEIPTPNIDKLAGTGIRLSQFYNTARCCPTRASLLTGLFPHQTGIGHMTEEPANKDAANWGTPGYQGYLNRNCVTMAEVLSTAGYHTYMTGKWHLGILGKEKWPLQRGFEKYYGILAGAASYFQPFGDRQLYHNNTPLPPPTGDYYTTDAFTDSAIAFLRQQEDRKPFFLYLAFNAPHWPLQAKPEDIRPFEGQYAKGWDLVRQQRYERQTSMGLFTGCTSLSPRDSAVRPWSALTASEQQEVAYRMAVYAAQLRAVDRNVGKLVATLEKLGKRDNTLIIFLSDNGACAEPYKELGGGAFNQINDGAQWGAISYGVGWANVSNTPFRKWKREMEEGGIASPLIMNWPKGIRKDQQNRILPATACLIDILPTFLAVSGAQYPDTYQGNKIFSAEGQSLLPLMKGQTLKERPYMYWEHEGNRAIRKGNWKALKDRDNPKWELYDLSCDRSEQQDLAASRPELLEELTIEWNNWARTHMVLPKRPANPGKAAE; encoded by the coding sequence ATGTTGAAATCATCCGTTCTGCGTACTGCTGGTACCTGCAAAACTATCTTTTCCCAGCTATGGCAAACCTGCCATATTGCCTGGACAGGCCTGCTGCTCCTGCTTTTTGGTCCTGTCGCCCTACAGGCCCAGGATCGTCCCAACATTGTTTTGGTCATGGTAGATGATATGGGCTTTTCCGACCTGGGCTGCTATGGCAGTGAGATCCCGACTCCCAATATTGATAAGCTGGCAGGTACAGGTATCCGCCTGAGCCAGTTCTACAATACGGCGCGCTGCTGCCCTACCAGGGCCAGTCTGCTCACGGGCCTGTTCCCACACCAGACGGGTATCGGGCATATGACCGAGGAGCCCGCCAATAAGGATGCAGCCAACTGGGGAACGCCCGGCTACCAGGGTTACCTGAACAGGAACTGTGTGACAATGGCCGAGGTATTATCCACCGCAGGCTATCATACCTATATGACCGGTAAATGGCACCTGGGCATCCTGGGAAAAGAGAAATGGCCTTTGCAACGGGGCTTTGAAAAATACTACGGGATACTGGCCGGCGCTGCCAGTTATTTCCAGCCCTTTGGCGACCGGCAGCTTTACCACAACAATACGCCCCTGCCGCCACCAACAGGCGATTACTATACCACCGATGCGTTCACAGATTCCGCCATTGCTTTCCTGCGGCAACAGGAAGACAGGAAGCCCTTCTTCCTTTACCTTGCTTTCAATGCCCCGCACTGGCCGCTGCAGGCAAAGCCAGAAGACATCAGGCCCTTTGAAGGCCAGTATGCCAAAGGTTGGGACCTGGTGCGGCAGCAGCGTTATGAACGACAGACCAGCATGGGTTTGTTTACCGGCTGCACCAGCCTGTCGCCCCGCGACAGTGCCGTAAGGCCATGGTCCGCGCTGACTGCTTCAGAACAGCAGGAAGTTGCCTACCGGATGGCTGTGTATGCTGCGCAGTTACGGGCCGTGGACAGGAATGTGGGCAAACTGGTAGCCACACTCGAAAAGCTCGGCAAACGCGATAATACCCTGATCATTTTCCTGAGTGATAACGGCGCCTGTGCAGAACCCTATAAAGAACTGGGTGGCGGCGCCTTCAATCAGATCAATGATGGCGCCCAGTGGGGCGCTATATCCTATGGCGTAGGCTGGGCCAATGTATCCAATACGCCCTTCAGGAAATGGAAAAGAGAAATGGAAGAAGGGGGCATTGCCAGCCCGCTGATCATGAACTGGCCTAAAGGCATCCGGAAAGACCAGCAGAACCGCATCCTGCCAGCCACTGCCTGTCTCATTGATATCTTACCCACCTTCCTGGCAGTATCAGGCGCTCAGTATCCTGACACCTACCAGGGAAATAAAATATTCAGCGCCGAAGGCCAAAGTTTGTTGCCGCTGATGAAAGGACAGACCCTGAAAGAACGTCCATATATGTACTGGGAGCATGAGGGCAACCGTGCTATCCGCAAAGGCAACTGGAAAGCACTCAAGGATCGTGATAATCCCAAATGGGAACTCTATGACCTCAGCTGCGACCGGAGTGAACAACAGGACCTGGCTGCCAGCCGGCCGGAACTGCTGGAAGAACTGACCATTGAATGGAATAACTGGGCCCGGACACATATGGTGCTGCCCAAGCGGCCCGCCAATCCCGGAAAGGCCGCAGAGTAG